The DNA sequence ATCATATTCTGGTTAATGATGTTGCAAATGGCGATGTTATTGCCGGAGTTCCTGCTGATAGTGTTGCGGGAAGTTGGAATTACGGATTGAATGAAGCCGGAGATGCCAGAGTATTCGCGCTTTACGCCGGTGATACATGGCAGATAAATGAAAAACTAAGATTAGATCTTGGTGCAAGATATCATTTCTTTAATCTCAATTTTACATTAGATCATGGTGGTAATCCGGATGGAATTACTGATTTAACTGCTTCGCTAAATGGTAATGACTGGGCTGGAACAGCAGCAATAAATTATGCTGTCAATACAGATTTAGGAGTTTTCGTTCGCGGTTCAAAAGGTTTGTTTTATCCTAATTTTGATAACATCAGAGAAGGTAACAATTATAATTTAACTGATGGCGATTTAAGAGACGGAACAATATCTTCAAGTGTTTTTAATCAATTCGAATTAGGTTTGAAATATGAACACAGTATATTCAGCTTATTCCTAACTGGTTTCTTAAATACAGTTGAAATTTATGATGGCGGTGTTGGTTCAGTTTTCTCAGCCGCATTATTAAAAACAAGAACATTTGGTACTGAAATAGACGGTGCATTAGCAATTAACAATTTTAAAGTTCTTTTAACCGGAACAATACAAAGTGGAAAAATTACCGAATCAAGCGATGCTGCAGCAGTTGATAAAGAAATTTGGCGTCAACCAGCAGCACAGTTCCGTATTGCACCAAGTTATGATTTTCAATTAAAAGAAAATTTAGAAGCATCATTATACGGAGCATTTAGATTTGTTGGTTCGAGATGGAGTGATAGACAAAATAGTTATGAATTAGATTCATATACTAAATTAGATCTTGGCGTAAATCTTAAAACAGCAAGTGGAATTACATTTAATATTAGTGGAGACAACTTAACAGGTTCCGAAGGTTTAACTGAAGGTGATCCTCGTGATCCTTTATCTAAAAATGGTCGCCCTCTTTTTGGCAGATCATTACAATTTGCAATTAGTGTAGATTTTTAATTTGCGAATTGACTATGTCTAATTTTTGGAAAAAATTAAATAATGTTTTGTAAAATGTAAAACTGTAGTGCAGACAACTTCCATACATAAGGAATTGTCTGTACTGCAAATTACATAATCTTGCGGATCACCTCATATGTCAAAATGGAAAATCAAAATCTCACTTTTTCTAAGTTATTTCGTCCTTGCTATTCTTCTAAATACGGTCGGAATTGTAATTGCACAAGTAATTGAAGATTATAATGTAAGTCGATTAACAGCAGGAACTTTGGAAGCTTTTAAAGATCTTTCAATAATGTTTGTATCGTTTGTTCTGGCTTCATTTGTCCCTAAATTCGGTTATAGAAAAACTTTAATTTATGGACTCATCGCACTCACATTTGGGTGTATGCTAATTGCCTCAATTACCGAATATTGGTCGGTTCCAATTTTATATATGATCACCGGTTCAAGTTTTGCGCTTATGAAAGTTTCGGTTTATTCAACAGTCGGATTGATTACAAAAAATCAACAAGAACACACAAGTTTTATGAATACACTCGAAGGTGTATTTATGACCGGATCACTTACTGGTCCGTTAATTTTTTCATTAATGATAAGTTTAAATCATTGGAATAATACATATTGGGTTATCGCAGTTTTAACTTTTTTATCTCTCATCTTGATGTTATTTACAGAATTTGATGAAAGTGTCGTACACGAAGAAGCAAAAGATTCAAATTTTGTTAAAATGTTTTCGCTATTAAAATATCCTATGGTTTGGGTATTTATAATAAGTGCATTTTTATATGTAATGATTGAGCAAAGTTTCGGAACTTGGCTTCCAACATTTAATAGAGAAATTTTCAAATTGTCACAAGCGCAATCTGCATCTTTCTTAAGTTTTTATGCCGGCTCAATTGCAATAAGCAGATTTTTTGCCGGTTATTTATCAAAAAAATATTCTTGGTTAACTATCCAACTTATTTATTTAGTTGGAGCATTTTTATTAACGTTTATTGTACTTTTTCAAACTATGGATTTTACATCAGTCGAACATAAAAATTGGTATCACGCTTCGCCTTTGGCTTTTATTTTTTCTTTGGTTGGATTTTTTCTCGGTCCAATTTATCCAACAATTTGTTCAATTGTTTTAAGTAAACTTGAAAAAAGTAAACACAGCTCAATGACCGGATTAATAATTATATTTTCTGCCTTAGGCGGAAGTTCGGGTTCAATGATTATTGGATTTTTTTCACAAAATTTCAGCGTGCATAATGCATTCTTTTTTCCATTAATCCCAATTACCCTATTGGCATTTATGTTAATTCCTTATAAAAAATTATCAGATAACTTTGGAGTTGAGCATCATACATTATAGTATGTTGAGTAAAAAATAATTTAATCAATATTCAAATTGTTCAATATAGATATAGGTTTGCTGGTTTTCATAATTTAATTTTCACTTGGAAGCTATTTATGAATAAAAATTTATTAACATTTTATTTACTTTTTTTCTTCCTAATTTCTTCATCTAATTTTTCTCAAGAAAATACCTTCTTATTATCAACTGGAAAAACAGAAACTTATTATCCGACTTACATCGGTAACGGACATTTCAGCATATCCTCTTCTCAGCTTGGCACAAAACCAACAGAATCTTATATGATAAATTTATATGACGAAGGTGAAAATGATATCCCGAGAATTGCCGCTCTTCCGGAGTGGAATGAAATTAATTATTTTGATGGAAAAAATTGGTTAAATGATTCTGATATAAACTCCGAAAATATTTCTAACTATAATCAAACTTTAGATATGCAAAACGGATTACTGCATACCAGTTATAGTTGGAATTCATCATCAAATAAAATTACAGAATTTGATATTGTTGCATTTGTCTCAAGAAGTAATAAAAATCTTGCCGTTATAAAATTTGAATTTATTGCAAATTTTTCAGAAGAGATAAAAATAATATTCCCGATAAAACAAAGACAAAAACCACAAAGAGAAGATCTTGCAACAATCGATAAATACGAAAAACTAAAACCAACTCCGGATGGTGAATGGCCAAATTTTTGGTATCCGGGTTTTGTTAAAGTAACAGAAATTGACGGCATAAAAAATAATTACGGTGCAAAACTTTGGGCTTTGGTTCAAAGTGAAGGCAGAAATACAAAAGTGGGGATTGCTTCAGAAATATTTTCTAAGAATTTTGAAGATGTTAATTATCAAACAGAAATTTTAAAAACTTCAACCTCAGTTTCA is a window from the Ignavibacteriota bacterium genome containing:
- a CDS encoding MFS transporter — translated: MSKWKIKISLFLSYFVLAILLNTVGIVIAQVIEDYNVSRLTAGTLEAFKDLSIMFVSFVLASFVPKFGYRKTLIYGLIALTFGCMLIASITEYWSVPILYMITGSSFALMKVSVYSTVGLITKNQQEHTSFMNTLEGVFMTGSLTGPLIFSLMISLNHWNNTYWVIAVLTFLSLILMLFTEFDESVVHEEAKDSNFVKMFSLLKYPMVWVFIISAFLYVMIEQSFGTWLPTFNREIFKLSQAQSASFLSFYAGSIAISRFFAGYLSKKYSWLTIQLIYLVGAFLLTFIVLFQTMDFTSVEHKNWYHASPLAFIFSLVGFFLGPIYPTICSIVLSKLEKSKHSSMTGLIIIFSALGGSSGSMIIGFFSQNFSVHNAFFFPLIPITLLAFMLIPYKKLSDNFGVEHHTL